Part of the Stackebrandtia endophytica genome is shown below.
GGTGGTGGTGGCAGCGGATTCGGGACTTCCTCACCCTGCCGGGTAGAGAACTGCCCGAGATCGGTGACCTGTGCCTGCTGGGCATCGCCGACGCCATCGGACTGCGGCCCAGCCTGCTGCGCGACACCCCCGCCGAGGCCGTCCGGATTCTCGACGGCACCCGCGAGATGCCGGGTCCACCTGGTCATCTGATTCGACACACCCATGTCCTCACCGCGTCGCAAGCACTGAGTTGACCCCCTCCTGAGAACGGAAACCACTCCCCCATGTCCTTGAAACCACCTCCTGCGCGCGCCAGCGCCATGGATGCTCAACTGGCCTCCGACAAATTGAGCACCACGGGGCTCATGATGTTCGTCTTGACGGCCGCCACCCCGTTGACCGTCGTCGCGGGCGTGGCCACCACGGCGTTCGCCACGACCGGGTTGATCGGCTTCCCGATCGCGTTCGTCATCATCGGGATCCTGTTGGCCCTGTTCGGGGTCGGCTACCTGGCGATGTCTCGACAGATCTCGCACACCGGCGCGTTCTACGCCTACATCGCCGCAGGCATCGGGCGGCCGGTCGGGGTCGCGGCGTCGTGGATCGCGCTCGCGGCGTATACCGCGCTGCAGGTCGGCCTGTACGGACTGGTCGGCGTGTCCGCGCAACCATTGGTGCAGCAGTGGTTCGGTATCGAGGTCGCCTGGTGGATACCGGCCTTGATCTGCTGGGCCGTGGTGGCCGTCCTTGGTAGACAGTCCATTGACATCAATGGTCGAGTCCTGGCCGTGTTGTTGACGGTGGAGGCGGCGATCATCCTGCTCGCCACGGTCGTCAACCTGGCCAACCCGGCCGACGGCGCCGTGAGCATGGCGGCGCTCAACCCGGGACAGTTGTTCGGGCAGGGCACCGGGGCGTTGTTGGTGTTGGCGTTCCTCGCCTACATCGGGTTCGAAGCGGTGACGGTGTACTCGCGCGAGACTCGCGACGAGCGCCGCACCATGCCCCGGGCGCTCTACGGTTCGCTCGCCGTCCTGATGGTGCTGTATGTTCCGGCGATCTGGTCGTTGACCGTCGCGGTCGGCCCGGAGTCGATTGTGGCCGCATCGCAGGAGCAGGACATCGGTCTGATGTTCAACCTGCTGGCCGTCAACGTGGGCGCCGCCGTCGCCGACACCGGCGCGATCCTTCTGGTGACCAGCGTGATCGCCGCCGCGATCTCGTTCCACAACACGGTCGCGCGCTATGCGTTCGCGTTGGGCCGCGAAGGGGTGCTTCCCGTGGCGTTGGGCCGCACCTCGGGGCGGGGAGCCCCCAAGAACGCGTCGGTCGCCCAATCGGTGGTGGGGCTGGGCGTGATCATCTGCTACGCCGTGTTCAACCTCGATCCGCTGGTCGACCTGTTCTTCTACGGTGGAACCTCCGGGGCGCTGGGGGTTCTCATCCTGATCGCGGCGACCTCGGTGGCCGTGACCGTCTACTTCTGGCGTCACCGCCAGTCGGTTTCGGTGGAGGGGACGTGGCGCACCCGCGTCGCTCCGCAGGCGTCGATTCTCGCCATGGGAACCGTGCTGGTGTTGGCGCTGGTCAACTTCGGCGACCTGTTGGGTACTCCGCCCGGATCGGTGCTGCCGTATGTGATTCCGCTCTGCTACGCGGTGCTGGCGATCGGCGGACTGATCTACGGGCGGTGGCTGGCGACGCACCGTCCCCACGTGTACGCCGCGATCGGGCACGGCGCCCGCGCGACACTCATCACCGAGCAGCACCAGAACAAGGAGACCTCGTGACCGCAGCCATCACCGTCGCCACCGCCGATCAGGCCGGGGAGGTGGCCGGGCTGATCGCCGAGGCCTTCGCGGCTTTGGAGGTCGCCGAGTGGTTGGTGCCCGACGACCGGGCTGAACGACTCGCCGCGCTGACGGGACAGTTCACGATCCTGGTCGAGCACGCGCACCGGCACGGCCGTATCGAGACGATCAGGGACGACGGGCTCGTGGCAGCGAGTGTCTGGATCGACTACACCACAGCGGTTCCCGAGCCGCCGAACTATGAGCGGCGTTTGAGCGAGGCGGTGGGGGACCGTCTCGACCGGTTCGCGATCCTGGACACCGCGTTCGAGAAGCACCACCCCGAGGCGGCGCATCATCATCTGGCGTTCTTGGCGGTGGCGCCAGACAGGCAGGGCTCCGGAATGGGTACGGCGCTGTTGGACAGCCATAATGTGCGGCTCGACCGGCTCGGCGTTCCCTCCTATTTGGAGGCTTCCAACACTCGAAACCGGGAGCTGTATCGCAGGCACGGCTATCGGCCGATGGACGAGGTTCTGCAGCTTCCGGACGGCCCGGCCATGTATCCCATGTGGCGCGACCCGTCGTGAGTTCGCGGGAGGCCGGCGATCAGGTTCCGGCCTCCCGCAACGGGATCACCGTTCGATACTTACCACCGGTGGTCTGTTGTGGAGGTTCGGTGGCGCGCTCAACGGTGACGTCGGAGAGATCGTGTTCGGCCAGCAGCGCGGTGAGGCCCCCGCGCACGTCAGTCCACAATCGATTTATGTCGACGCCTTCGGCCGGCCGCAGCCGCACGCTCAAACCGGTCGGCGAGGTCTGCACCACCTGGAACAACTCGACACCCCGCACCCGTTCCACCAGCGTCGCCACCGCCAGGGGCGCGAGGACCACCGGTTCACCGGCGCCGGTGGTGAAGGTGAGCAGATCGGCGGCACGGCCCTGAACCCGGACGGCCGGCAGCGGATTGCCGCATTCGCAGCGATCCGGGCGCATGACGACCGAATCTCCGAGGTCGTACCGCAGGATCGGTTGGATTCGATTGGCGAGGTTGGTGACCAGGACGGTGTGTGAGGGCTCTCCCGGCGACACCGGCCGGTGGTCGGCGTCGACGGGTTCGACGATGACCCAGTCGGCGTTGACGTGTAGCCAGTGATATCGACATCCGTAGCTGAGGAACGGGACCTCGTTGGCGGCCCAACTGTGGCCGACGGTGGCGTCGAAGGCGGCCGCGATCCGGTCGTACTCGGTGGGCGACAGTCCTTCGGCCGACAGCATGACCAGCACCGGGTCGATGGTCAACCGTCCCGCTTCAGCCTCCCGCGCCAGTAGTGCACCGACGGTCGCATAGGGCAGCAACAGCGCGGGGCGCCATCGGTTGAGCTCATCGACCAACTGCGGCAGTGGTTTATGGACACTGAAGACCTTCACCGCACGGTGGGACGCGAATCGGGCGGCGGCGGCAGTCGAGGCGAAGTGTCCACCGTCGGGCACCACGAAGGCGATTCGTCGCCCTTTCGCCAGGATCGCGAGCGCGTCCCGGACACCGATCAGGGACCCGAACATACGACCGGCCATGGCAGCGGTGACCGCGGCGGAGTGAGGATCCTGGACGAATATGCCGTGGACACCGGTGGTTCCCGATGTCGTGGTGATCGGGTATCGACGGTGTAGGCGCTGTCCGATTCGGGAGCGATCGGCGACGAAGTCGCGAACCTCAGCGAGGGTGAGGTCGGGCGCGGTGATCCAGTTGTCGAAGTCGGCCATCAGGGTTGCCTTGTCGGTCACCGGCAGGAGCGTCGGATCGGTGACCCTGTCCGGCAATCCTCGGTAGAGCTCACGGTAGAACGGCGAGTCGGCGCGGGCGTGGTTCACCATCGCCGCCAGTCGATCGCGTTGACGTCGCGCGATGGCCCCGGGTCCACCACGGCGCGCCTTTCGCATGTCGCGCAACAGGTTCCACATATCAGTGCGTTGGTTCACGACCCAATGGTACATAGAATCATGAATTCAGGAGATCATGGACTGTTGCTGGTAAAGGGGTTCGCGCGCGGACGACGGACACCGCTGGCACTACCATCGTTGTTGAATCTCATCCCGAACAGACTGAGGAGTGCGAGTGAGCCGACGAGAAGCCATCGCCGTCGCCGCTGTGGAACTTGTCGCCGAAGGTGGGAGCCACGCGTTGACCCACCGCCGGATCGACCGCCGCCTGGGGCTGCCGGAGGGAACGACCTCCAACTACGCCCGTAATCGCCGCGACCTGGTGCGGATGGTGGTGGATCGCGTCGCGGATGTGGCGGAGATCCGCGGAGACGGCGACCGGGCACCGCAATTGCCGCAGACGGTCTCGGAGGCCGTCGATCAGCTGCTTCCGGCATTCGAGGCGACGGTGTCCCGCGGCACCGACACCCGGGCACGCATGGCGCTGTCCATCGACTGCTGGCAGGACGAGGAACTGCACACTCTGCTGACCACCGACTCCCCGGTGCGCGAAAAGCTGCTCGACGAGGCGACTCGCATGCTCATCAGCCTGGGCGTACCCGACCCGGAGCAACGCGCCGGCGACTTCATCGCCGTCATGAACGGCCTGCTCTACGACCGGCTGATCGGGCACGGCGTCCGGGGAACGCCGGCGGATGCGGCGAACATCCTTCGCGCCTGGCTGACCGGGATCGGCGGGCGACAGTAGCCGACTTCAGCCGAGCCGCGCCACCACT
Proteins encoded:
- a CDS encoding APC family permease, coding for MSLKPPPARASAMDAQLASDKLSTTGLMMFVLTAATPLTVVAGVATTAFATTGLIGFPIAFVIIGILLALFGVGYLAMSRQISHTGAFYAYIAAGIGRPVGVAASWIALAAYTALQVGLYGLVGVSAQPLVQQWFGIEVAWWIPALICWAVVAVLGRQSIDINGRVLAVLLTVEAAIILLATVVNLANPADGAVSMAALNPGQLFGQGTGALLVLAFLAYIGFEAVTVYSRETRDERRTMPRALYGSLAVLMVLYVPAIWSLTVAVGPESIVAASQEQDIGLMFNLLAVNVGAAVADTGAILLVTSVIAAAISFHNTVARYAFALGREGVLPVALGRTSGRGAPKNASVAQSVVGLGVIICYAVFNLDPLVDLFFYGGTSGALGVLILIAATSVAVTVYFWRHRQSVSVEGTWRTRVAPQASILAMGTVLVLALVNFGDLLGTPPGSVLPYVIPLCYAVLAIGGLIYGRWLATHRPHVYAAIGHGARATLITEQHQNKETS
- a CDS encoding GNAT family N-acetyltransferase — translated: MTAAITVATADQAGEVAGLIAEAFAALEVAEWLVPDDRAERLAALTGQFTILVEHAHRHGRIETIRDDGLVAASVWIDYTTAVPEPPNYERRLSEAVGDRLDRFAILDTAFEKHHPEAAHHHLAFLAVAPDRQGSGMGTALLDSHNVRLDRLGVPSYLEASNTRNRELYRRHGYRPMDEVLQLPDGPAMYPMWRDPS
- a CDS encoding TetR/AcrR family transcriptional regulator translates to MSRREAIAVAAVELVAEGGSHALTHRRIDRRLGLPEGTTSNYARNRRDLVRMVVDRVADVAEIRGDGDRAPQLPQTVSEAVDQLLPAFEATVSRGTDTRARMALSIDCWQDEELHTLLTTDSPVREKLLDEATRMLISLGVPDPEQRAGDFIAVMNGLLYDRLIGHGVRGTPADAANILRAWLTGIGGRQ